A region of Aphanothece sacrum FPU1 DNA encodes the following proteins:
- a CDS encoding N-acetylmuramoyl-L-alanine amidase, with the protein MKQFQQIVWGVVISQTICISVNANSLDYWDFDVEQNRLEIVTQDDIRPKAEMISNPTRLIIDLPGVQLEQPSIRQGDISGYVREVRVGQVTAYTTRIVVELGPQYSMRPWEVRVRSLAPNRWFVQLAKFQPLGVYSLPSEEEPVAIAVPVSTPTPGGNSRYTVVIDAGHGGQDPGAVGLSGLEEKGVVLSIASEVAKILKKRGIGVIMTRSGDSFVSLASRVQQANQVNANVFISIHANAVGGNNSQVNGLETYYYSSGYRLALAIHRSLLRQVRVTENRGVRQARFYVLRRTEMPSALVEVGFVTGNIDNRNLSSVSYRQKLADAIADGITEYLR; encoded by the coding sequence ATGAAACAATTTCAACAAATAGTTTGGGGAGTGGTTATATCTCAAACTATCTGTATTTCTGTGAATGCTAATAGTTTAGACTATTGGGATTTTGATGTTGAACAAAATCGCCTAGAAATTGTTACTCAAGATGATATACGTCCCAAAGCAGAAATGATCTCTAACCCTACCCGTCTAATTATTGACTTACCAGGAGTTCAACTCGAACAACCAAGTATTCGCCAAGGAGACATTAGCGGTTATGTGCGGGAAGTACGAGTCGGACAAGTAACTGCCTATACTACTCGTATTGTAGTAGAATTGGGGCCCCAATATTCTATGCGTCCTTGGGAAGTCAGAGTACGTAGTTTAGCCCCTAACCGTTGGTTTGTCCAGTTGGCTAAATTTCAGCCTCTAGGGGTTTATTCCTTACCTTCTGAAGAAGAACCCGTAGCGATCGCGGTTCCTGTGTCTACCCCAACTCCTGGGGGTAATTCTCGTTATACTGTGGTCATAGATGCAGGCCATGGAGGACAAGATCCGGGGGCCGTTGGACTAAGCGGGTTAGAAGAAAAAGGGGTCGTTTTATCTATTGCTTCAGAAGTCGCTAAAATTCTTAAGAAACGGGGTATAGGGGTTATAATGACTCGTTCAGGCGATTCTTTTGTCTCTTTAGCAAGTAGAGTTCAACAGGCAAATCAAGTGAATGCAAATGTATTTATAAGTATCCATGCTAATGCGGTGGGAGGTAATAATAGTCAGGTTAATGGCCTCGAAACCTATTATTATTCTTCTGGTTATCGTTTAGCCTTAGCTATTCATCGTAGTTTACTTAGACAAGTACGAGTGACAGAAAATCGAGGGGTACGACAGGCCCGGTTTTATGTATTACGAAGAACTGAAATGCCTTCAGCTTTAGTAGAGGTGGGGTTTGTCACCGGAAATATTGATAATCGTAACTTATCCAGTGTTAGTTATCGACAAAAATTAGCAGACGCGATCGCGGATGGAATTACAGAATATTT
- a CDS encoding RNA-guided endonuclease InsQ/TnpB family protein — MLNVLKVRIYPNQPQEIALNRNLGCARFVYNFYLNKTNNQYQETGIGMTYCQMAKDLTQLKKLPDFEWLQESTAATLQQALKNLEAAFKNFFSKRAKFPKFKSKYKQQSIRYPEGCSLNNNGLKLPKLGIVKAKLSKEILGKIKSVTVSKTSTGKYFASILFESDDLIINKTSKVSGIDLGLSSLVTVFDGETTYKVDPIKPTRKYAKRLKRRQQKLSRRTKGSNNRRKAIKEVALVHEKITNTRQDFLHKLSRKLVDENQVIVAENLCIKGLARTKLAKSILDAGFGMLLNFLSYKLEREGGKLVQVDRFYPSTKTCSCCGFKNNLINLSIRDWVCPNCQTHHDRDENAAKNIRAEGLRILSINTAGQTEF; from the coding sequence GTGTTAAATGTCTTAAAAGTCAGAATTTATCCAAATCAGCCACAAGAAATTGCCTTAAATCGAAATTTAGGCTGTGCAAGATTTGTGTATAATTTTTACTTAAATAAGACTAACAATCAGTATCAAGAAACTGGGATTGGGATGACTTATTGCCAAATGGCAAAAGACCTAACTCAGCTAAAAAAGCTCCCTGATTTTGAATGGTTGCAAGAATCAACGGCTGCCACCTTACAACAGGCACTCAAAAACTTAGAAGCTGCTTTTAAAAATTTCTTTTCTAAAAGGGCTAAATTTCCTAAGTTTAAGAGTAAATATAAACAACAATCAATCCGTTACCCTGAAGGTTGTTCTCTTAATAACAACGGTTTAAAGCTCCCAAAACTGGGGATTGTTAAAGCTAAACTTTCAAAAGAGATTTTAGGAAAGATTAAGTCAGTGACAGTTTCAAAAACAAGTACAGGTAAATATTTTGCCTCTATTTTATTTGAATCTGACGATTTAATCATCAATAAAACCTCTAAAGTCTCAGGAATTGATTTAGGCTTATCTAGCCTAGTGACAGTCTTTGATGGTGAAACAACTTATAAGGTTGACCCAATTAAACCAACTAGAAAATATGCCAAACGATTAAAAAGGAGACAACAGAAATTATCTCGTAGAACCAAGGGTTCTAACAACCGTAGAAAAGCGATTAAAGAAGTCGCTCTTGTTCACGAAAAAATTACTAATACTAGACAAGATTTTCTCCACAAACTCTCAAGAAAGCTCGTTGACGAAAACCAAGTCATTGTAGCAGAAAACCTTTGTATAAAAGGATTAGCGCGTACCAAATTAGCTAAATCAATACTTGATGCTGGATTTGGTATGTTACTAAACTTCTTAAGCTACAAGCTAGAAAGAGAGGGGGGGAAACTTGTTCAAGTTGACAGATTTTATCCAAGTACAAAAACCTGTTCTTGCTGCGGATTCAAAAATAATTTGATAAATTTAAGCATCAGAGATTGGGTTTGTCCTAATTGTCAAACTCACCATGACCGAGACGAAAACGCAGCTAAAAATATCAGAGCAGAAGGATTAAGAATACTGTCAATAAATACCGCCGGACAGACGGAATTTTAA
- a CDS encoding TIGR04282 family arsenosugar biosynthesis glycosyltransferase, which yields MSNLKHSQSNNLIIFTRYPEPGKTKTRLIPALGAQGAANLQRQLTEHTVKEAKKLFPNITISIYYTGQNQQVMQDWLGDNLTYYTQANGDLGNRMKSAFTDSFNLGFSKVIIIGIDCPDLNITILQQAFSCLDNHDLVLGEAADGGYYLIGLKRVIPEVFQNIPWGTSQVLSITKNIAKKINLSTYILPILSDIDRPEDLPIWKKHQP from the coding sequence ATGTCTAATTTAAAACACTCACAAAGTAATAACCTTATTATTTTTACTCGTTATCCTGAACCTGGAAAAACGAAAACCCGTTTAATTCCTGCTTTGGGGGCGCAAGGGGCAGCAAATCTACAACGTCAACTAACTGAACATACTGTAAAAGAAGCCAAAAAACTTTTCCCAAATATTACTATATCTATTTATTATACAGGACAAAATCAACAAGTAATGCAAGATTGGTTAGGAGATAATTTAACTTATTATACTCAGGCAAATGGAGATTTAGGAAATCGTATGAAGTCGGCATTTACCGACTCTTTTAACTTAGGTTTCTCTAAGGTTATTATCATTGGTATTGATTGTCCTGATCTCAATATTACCATTTTACAACAAGCATTTAGTTGTTTAGATAATCATGATTTAGTATTAGGAGAAGCCGCCGACGGTGGTTATTATTTAATAGGATTAAAACGAGTCATTCCCGAAGTTTTTCAAAATATTCCTTGGGGAACATCTCAAGTATTATCAATAACCAAAAATATCGCCAAAAAAATCAATTTAAGCACTTATATTTTACCCATTTTATCTGATATTGATCGTCCTGAAGATTTGCCAATATGGAAAAAACATCAACCATA
- the bioU gene encoding (S)-8-amino-7-oxononanoate synthase BioU: MNSNNALKVGILGFGGLGQAATRVLSPKQEMLWVAAADLKGYAYCETGLDPDTAIATYHQQGSIGYVEPYGTLSNHSIQELLENATVDGYFLALPNLPNTFMADVARQFIASGWKGVLVDALKRTSAVEQLLQLQDELKAAGITYMTGCGATPGLLTAAAAIAAQSYTEIHSVKITFGVGIANWEAYRATIREDIAHLPGFDVEKARAMTDAEVEAFLDKTNGILTLENMEHADDIMLELAGICSRDRVTVGGIVDTRNPKKPLSTNVKVTGRTFEGKISTHTFTLGDETSMAANVCGPAFGYLKAGISLHRRGIYGLLTATEVMPQFVK, encoded by the coding sequence ATGAACAGTAATAACGCACTAAAAGTCGGTATATTAGGATTTGGTGGCCTTGGACAAGCAGCAACCAGGGTTTTGTCCCCAAAACAAGAAATGCTTTGGGTGGCAGCAGCAGATCTTAAAGGTTATGCTTATTGTGAGACAGGATTAGATCCTGATACAGCGATCGCCACCTATCATCAACAAGGCTCAATCGGCTATGTTGAACCTTATGGAACCCTCAGCAACCATAGTATCCAAGAGTTACTAGAAAATGCCACTGTTGATGGTTATTTCTTGGCTTTACCCAACCTTCCTAATACTTTTATGGCAGATGTGGCCAGACAATTTATTGCTTCTGGGTGGAAAGGAGTCTTAGTTGATGCCCTCAAACGTACCAGTGCAGTTGAACAATTGTTACAACTCCAAGACGAATTAAAAGCGGCTGGAATTACTTATATGACCGGATGTGGGGCGACTCCTGGACTCTTAACTGCTGCTGCTGCGATCGCGGCTCAAAGTTATACAGAAATTCACAGTGTTAAGATTACCTTTGGGGTAGGTATTGCCAATTGGGAAGCTTACCGCGCTACAATTCGGGAAGATATTGCCCATTTACCCGGTTTCGACGTAGAAAAAGCCAGGGCCATGACCGATGCAGAAGTAGAGGCATTTTTAGACAAAACTAATGGCATTCTTACCCTAGAGAATATGGAACACGCTGACGATATTATGTTGGAGTTGGCCGGCATTTGTTCACGCGATCGCGTTACAGTTGGGGGTATTGTGGATACTCGCAACCCGAAAAAACCATTAAGTACCAATGTCAAAGTTACTGGACGCACTTTTGAGGGGAAAATTTCAACCCATACCTTTACTTTAGGGGATGAAACCAGTATGGCAGCTAATGTGTGTGGCCCAGCATTTGGTTATCTTAAAGCGGGAATATCCTTACATCGTCGCGGAATTTATGGTTTATTGACCGCAACCGAAGTTATGCCCCAATTTGTCAAATAA
- the tnpA gene encoding IS200/IS605 family transposase: MSNAYNHGFRSVYRLNAHIVFVVKYRKQAISEPILSRLQEIFKDTLNKWDCELLEFNGESDHVHLLIDYKPDKPLSTLIGNLKTVSSRLIRKENPDLSKKYFYGKPYFWTGSYFVASCGGVTVEQLKNYVENQNSPKK; the protein is encoded by the coding sequence ATGTCAAACGCTTACAATCATGGATTTAGATCGGTCTACAGACTTAACGCTCATATTGTTTTTGTCGTTAAATACAGAAAACAGGCTATCAGTGAACCTATACTGTCTAGACTTCAAGAAATCTTTAAAGACACTTTAAATAAATGGGATTGTGAATTACTAGAATTTAATGGCGAGTCCGACCATGTTCATTTGCTCATTGACTACAAACCCGATAAACCTTTATCTACTTTAATCGGTAATTTAAAAACTGTTAGTAGTAGGTTGATACGAAAAGAAAACCCTGACTTGTCTAAGAAATACTTTTATGGAAAACCTTATTTTTGGACAGGCTCTTATTTTGTGGCAAGTTGTGGTGGCGTAACTGTTGAACAACTTAAAAATTATGTTGAAAACCAAAATTCCCCTAAGAAATAA